From Deltaproteobacteria bacterium, the proteins below share one genomic window:
- a CDS encoding response regulator codes for MSVITVFNGIFCMEDSVVRETLDRTDSRLITDKKLVAEASKLSGMAESKIAQAFSTKTSVFNKFTHERERSVALLRLVLAETLCSDNVIIFGFAAHLIPREITHVLRVCLIADMKFRLSVANKERGLSEKEAGKLIHRHDEDCAAWVKTLFFKNDPWSSSFYDIVIPMNKKSSQEAATLIDENASREVLQVTEGSKKAVEDFLLAARVEVALAKEGHNVNVSARNGSITLTINKHVLMLHRLEEELKSIADKVEGVTSVKTEVGKDYYQTDIYRKYDFDMPSKVLLVDDEREFVQTLSERLLMRQMGSAVAYDGESALHLVKEDEPEVMILDLKMPGIDGMEVLRRVKETRPEIEVIILTGHGSDVDREVCMKLGAFAYLQKPVDIDVLSDTLKRANEKIQEKKNGKR; via the coding sequence ATGTCTGTCATCACCGTATTCAACGGTATTTTCTGCATGGAAGACTCTGTTGTCCGAGAAACGCTTGACAGGACAGATTCCAGACTCATTACCGACAAAAAGCTTGTGGCCGAAGCCAGCAAACTGTCCGGCATGGCCGAGAGCAAAATAGCACAGGCTTTCTCAACCAAGACCTCGGTTTTCAACAAGTTTACCCACGAACGTGAGCGTTCTGTCGCCTTGCTCAGGCTCGTCCTGGCCGAAACGCTTTGCAGCGATAACGTCATTATCTTCGGGTTTGCGGCACACTTGATTCCCAGGGAGATCACTCACGTGCTTCGTGTTTGCCTTATTGCAGACATGAAGTTCAGGCTATCCGTGGCCAACAAGGAGCGGGGCCTCTCCGAGAAGGAAGCGGGAAAGCTCATACACAGACATGACGAGGACTGTGCAGCCTGGGTTAAGACTCTATTTTTCAAAAATGATCCATGGAGTTCTTCTTTTTATGACATTGTTATTCCCATGAACAAGAAAAGCTCGCAAGAAGCCGCCACGCTTATCGATGAGAACGCGAGCAGAGAGGTTCTCCAGGTCACTGAAGGATCAAAAAAGGCAGTGGAAGACTTCCTCCTGGCTGCAAGGGTGGAGGTGGCTTTGGCCAAGGAGGGGCACAACGTAAACGTGAGCGCGAGGAACGGTTCAATCACCTTGACTATCAACAAGCACGTTCTAATGCTGCACCGACTCGAAGAGGAACTCAAGTCCATTGCAGACAAGGTGGAAGGGGTCACATCTGTTAAGACCGAGGTCGGCAAAGATTACTACCAGACCGACATCTACCGCAAGTATGATTTCGACATGCCGTCCAAGGTTCTGCTCGTAGACGATGAACGCGAGTTCGTCCAAACCCTGTCCGAACGCCTGCTCATGCGCCAAATGGGCTCTGCAGTGGCTTACGACGGGGAATCAGCCCTGCACTTGGTCAAAGAGGACGAGCCGGAGGTCATGATCCTGGATCTTAAGATGCCCGGCATAGACGGCATGGAGGTGCTGCGGCGGGTCAAGGAAACACGTCCGGAAATCGAAGTCATCATTCTTACCGGTCATGGATCCGACGTCGACAGGGAAGTGTGTATGAAGCTAGGCGCCTTTGCCTACCTGCAAAAGCCGGTAGATATTGATGTGCTCAGTGATACGCTCAAGAGGGCCAACGAGAAGATTCAAGAAAAAAAGAACGGAAAGCGCTAA
- a CDS encoding SulP family inorganic anion transporter yields the protein MLTKFFPFIGWFKDYGFDRFRIDAISGLTVALVLIPQSMAYAQLAGLPAYYGLYASFLPPMIASLFGSSRQLATGPVAVVSLMTSASLEPLATAGTEGYIAYAILLALMVGVFQFSLGVLKLGLVVNFLSHPVVNGFTNAAAIIIASSQLSKMFGVYVDKASHHYETIIHVCKAAVHYMHWPTLSMGALAFAIMYGLKRVSPRMPNVLVAVVVTTLISWAVGFQHNTMVDISAIQSPRVRSLIREFNAAVAGMKPLAQKRSEVSEALDKAKDAHDTIGVLDAEHDTSVIGIKIERLKHETHVYREQIRDLLFEGAKDQGGSQRFYLQNEVPQGIRADGRTWRIKVGNKPLKENKLLMMGGGAVVGEIPSGLPSLSVPNINLKIILHLLPFAAIISLLGFMEAIAIAKAMAAKTGQRLDPNQELIGQGLANILGSLSRSYPTSGSFSRSAVNLQAGAVSGLSSVITSLMVVTVLLFFTPLLYHLPQSVLAAVIMIAVIGLVNASGFIHAWRAQWYDGAISIISFICTLAFAPHLEKGIEIGVVLSLLVFLYKSMRPTVASLSRHEDETLRDAVIFGLKECQHIAVVRFDGPLFFANASFLEDQITERMLKMENLKHIVIVFNGINDMDASGEEALSLVIDRCRSAGVDVSLSGVNESVMAVFRRTHLLERVGRDHIYPTIDKAICSVHGHTHTGGEEKTCPLTTVCQLS from the coding sequence ATGCTGACGAAATTTTTTCCGTTTATTGGTTGGTTTAAGGATTACGGTTTTGACAGGTTTAGAATTGACGCCATCTCGGGATTGACAGTAGCACTCGTTCTCATTCCACAGTCGATGGCTTACGCTCAATTGGCCGGGCTCCCTGCATACTACGGGCTCTATGCCTCGTTTCTCCCGCCCATGATTGCCTCTCTGTTCGGCTCGAGTCGTCAATTGGCTACCGGTCCCGTGGCGGTGGTCTCGCTCATGACGTCCGCGTCGCTTGAGCCACTGGCCACTGCGGGAACGGAGGGATACATTGCCTACGCCATCCTGCTGGCCCTCATGGTCGGGGTGTTTCAGTTCTCTCTGGGCGTACTGAAGCTCGGCCTTGTGGTCAACTTCTTGTCCCACCCGGTGGTGAACGGGTTCACGAACGCGGCGGCCATTATCATTGCCTCGTCGCAACTCTCGAAGATGTTTGGCGTGTACGTGGACAAGGCCTCGCATCACTATGAGACGATTATCCATGTATGTAAGGCGGCTGTTCACTATATGCACTGGCCAACGCTGTCTATGGGTGCGCTGGCCTTTGCAATCATGTACGGACTGAAACGGGTCTCGCCGAGGATGCCTAATGTGCTTGTGGCCGTGGTTGTGACCACTCTTATTTCTTGGGCCGTAGGGTTCCAGCACAACACTATGGTTGATATTTCCGCCATCCAGTCGCCGAGGGTCCGCAGCCTGATCAGGGAATTTAACGCGGCTGTGGCCGGCATGAAGCCTCTCGCGCAAAAGCGGTCCGAGGTGAGCGAGGCCCTGGACAAGGCCAAGGACGCCCACGACACGATCGGTGTCCTTGATGCGGAGCACGACACGAGCGTCATCGGCATCAAGATTGAGCGGCTGAAACATGAAACACATGTCTACCGGGAGCAAATCAGGGACTTACTGTTCGAGGGCGCAAAGGATCAAGGGGGCTCACAGAGATTCTACCTGCAGAATGAGGTTCCACAAGGGATCAGAGCTGACGGGCGTACCTGGCGCATCAAGGTGGGGAACAAACCGCTGAAGGAGAACAAGTTGCTCATGATGGGCGGTGGCGCGGTGGTCGGTGAGATCCCCAGTGGCTTGCCTTCCTTGTCTGTTCCAAACATCAACCTCAAGATTATCCTGCACCTTTTGCCCTTTGCCGCCATCATTTCGCTCTTGGGTTTCATGGAAGCCATCGCCATCGCCAAGGCCATGGCCGCCAAGACCGGCCAGCGCCTGGATCCCAACCAGGAACTGATCGGCCAGGGTCTGGCAAACATATTAGGGTCTCTCAGCAGAAGTTATCCAACCTCAGGTTCCTTCTCCAGATCGGCGGTCAACCTTCAAGCTGGAGCGGTCTCCGGCCTGTCCAGCGTGATTACCAGCCTGATGGTGGTCACTGTGCTCTTGTTTTTTACGCCGCTTCTCTATCACTTGCCCCAGTCCGTACTGGCCGCGGTTATCATGATAGCGGTCATCGGCCTTGTAAACGCGTCAGGCTTTATCCACGCATGGAGGGCTCAATGGTATGACGGGGCCATATCCATAATTTCCTTCATTTGCACCTTAGCCTTTGCCCCGCACCTGGAAAAAGGCATCGAGATCGGCGTGGTCCTCTCGCTTCTCGTATTCCTGTACAAGAGCATGCGACCCACTGTTGCCTCCTTGTCCAGACACGAGGATGAAACACTACGCGATGCCGTGATCTTCGGCCTTAAGGAATGTCAGCATATCGCCGTGGTCCGATTCGATGGCCCGCTCTTTTTCGCCAATGCGAGCTTCCTGGAGGACCAGATCACGGAACGTATGCTCAAGATGGAAAACCTGAAACACATTGTTATTGTGTTCAACGGTATTAATGATATGGATGCGTCAGGTGAAGAAGCCTTGTCCCTTGTCATAGACAGGTGCAGGAGCGCCGGCGTGGACGTCTCCTTGAGTGGCGTGAATGAGTCTGTCATGGCGGTATTCAGGCGCACACACCTCCTGGAGAGGGTCGGCCGGGACCACATCTATCCGACCATTGACAAGGCCATCTGTTCGGTTCACGGCCATACTCATACTGGGGGTGAAGAAAAAACGTGTCCGCTCACAACCGTTTGCCAGCTATCTTAA